The following proteins are co-located in the Osmia bicornis bicornis unplaced genomic scaffold, iOsmBic2.1, whole genome shotgun sequence genome:
- the LOC114881478 gene encoding uncharacterized protein LOC114881478, with translation MGPGGEYNAPTSTKRDWTTSDTNKVPDGTRFSQINLQHCKVTTDILLCRLTMGQTDIALTQEPWIHKERVGGLNTGCGSLYYDATSTRPRACIFVKKEIAALKLNEFCTADLSAVKVKLNLGGNTSELVVCSAYLPYDSEDPPPARELRALIDHCTVNGLHLVIGCDAKSHHTVWGSTNTNGRGTALLEYLATTGLEILNIGSSPTFVTSRRQEVIELTLGSAKVTQVIKYWKVRDESTLSDHRLITFELKGDREGGTAEAYKNPKATNWALYKEDLEGRLMGNCQRPRTVGEIEQAVEHLSSAITQAYEAACPARIRNSSCYG, from the coding sequence ATGGGCCCCGGCGGGGAATATAACGCACCTACTTCAACCAAGCGAGACTGGACCACATCTGACACCAACAAGGTGCCAGATGGTACTAGATTCTCGCAGATCAATTTGCAACATTGCAAGGTGACAACGGACATCCTCCTGTGCCGCCTAACGATGGGGCAGACAGATATAGCCCTCACACAAGAACCTTGGATCCACAAGGAACGTGTAGGAGGGCTAAACACGGGATGCGGCTCACTCTACTATGATGCCACATCCACAAGGCCCAGGGCCTGTATCTTCGTCAAGAAGGAGATAGCGGCCCTGAAACTCAATGAATTCTGTACAGCTGATCTTTCAGCGGTTAAGGTTAAACTTAACCTCGGGGGGAATACGTCAGAGCTGGTGGTATGCTCGGCGTACCTGCCGTACGACTCTGAGGACCCTCCACCTGCGAGGGAACTCAGGGCCCTGATAGATCACTGTACTGTCAATGGTCTGCACCTGGTGATTGGCTGCGATGCCAAATCGCACCACACCGTATGGGGCAGCACAAACACCAACGGCAGAGGCACAGCACTGCTGGAATACCTCGCCACCACGGGCTTGGAGATCCTTAACATAGGCTCCTCCCCCACCTTTGTTACTTCCCGCAGACAGGAGGTGATTGAGCTGACCCTGGGCTCCGCCAAGGTGACACAGGTCATCAAATACTGGAAGGTACGGGACGAGAGCACACTCTCGGACCACCGCCTAATCACTTTCGAGCTAAAAGGCGACAGGGAGGGCGGCACTGCAGAGGCTTACAAGAACCCAAAGGCCACCAACTGGGCACTCTATAAAGAGGACCTGGAAGGGAGGCTAATGGGGAACTGTCAGCGTCCCAGGACCGTAGGCGAAATTGAGCAAGCAGTGGAGCATCTGAGCTCCGCCATTACTCAAGCCTACGAGGCTGCCTGCCCGGCTAGAATCAGAAACAGTAGCTGTTACGGATAA